The Paenibacillus uliginis N3/975 genome has a window encoding:
- a CDS encoding aldo/keto reductase: MRKNRVGSSDLYVGEIGLGCMSLGSEEKQAVRLIHEALEQGINLLDTADLYDAGMNEELVGKAIKGRREDVIIATKVGNRRVPGQEGWAWDPSKEYIKSAVKDSMRRLGTDYIDLYQLHGGTLDDPIDETIEAFEELKKEGWIRHYGISSIRPNVIREYVKRSNIVSVMMQYSILDRRPEEEAFPLLAEHGISVIARGPLARGILSNRSVAKAEEGYLDYTKEELLDVTRQVNKEFTSSHDLSHTAIRYALSHPAVACVIPGASSVEQLRHNAAAGETERLTPQEIQSIQVISRANRYEQHR; the protein is encoded by the coding sequence ATGAGGAAAAACCGTGTGGGTTCATCGGATTTATATGTAGGTGAAATCGGGCTGGGCTGCATGTCTTTAGGTAGCGAGGAAAAACAAGCTGTTCGTCTCATTCACGAGGCACTGGAGCAGGGGATCAATCTGCTGGATACCGCCGATCTGTATGACGCCGGGATGAATGAGGAACTGGTCGGGAAAGCCATTAAGGGGCGCCGGGAAGATGTAATCATCGCTACCAAGGTCGGCAATCGTCGTGTACCTGGTCAGGAGGGCTGGGCTTGGGATCCATCGAAGGAATATATCAAGTCAGCAGTGAAAGACAGTATGCGCCGGCTTGGCACAGACTATATCGATTTGTATCAGCTGCATGGTGGGACATTGGACGATCCGATCGACGAGACGATTGAAGCTTTTGAGGAATTGAAAAAAGAAGGGTGGATCCGTCACTATGGAATATCATCGATTCGCCCAAATGTCATCCGGGAATATGTGAAGCGTTCGAATATTGTTAGCGTCATGATGCAGTACAGTATTTTGGACCGACGGCCGGAGGAGGAGGCCTTTCCATTGCTTGCAGAGCATGGAATTTCCGTCATTGCCCGAGGACCGCTAGCCAGAGGGATCTTGAGTAATCGAAGCGTAGCGAAAGCGGAAGAAGGCTACCTCGACTATACTAAAGAAGAGCTGCTCGATGTAACGAGACAGGTGAATAAGGAGTTTACTTCCTCTCACGATCTGTCTCATACAGCGATCCGTTACGCTCTTTCGCATCCTGCAGTGGCATGCGTTATCCCGGGAGCAAGCTCAGTGGAGCAGCTGCGGCATAATGCTGCGGCAGGGGAAACGGAGCGACTGACGCCTCAGGAGATTCAGAGTATTCAGGTTATCAGCCGTGCGAATCGGTATGAACAGCACCGCTGA
- a CDS encoding YqcI/YcgG family protein, producing MIKPLKIEDVLLAPENHNTWQLDAINKWTVKMTDRESKFPCIPAVQGYAFNHLRYGFVQQAEDFAAEEQLAALLQNYGEQSRVLGHYTSLVVFIHSNAEPYRKDGVEYYERLFWSLLSRTTAMDRKPWPAHLPDDPSDHLWEFCYDGEPYFVYCGTPAHKLRRSRSFPYMVLAFTPRWVLEKFNSAPLQAEKTKQMIRRRLYAYDPVPPHPDLKMYGAEDNYEWRQYFLRDSGNSLSSCPFMRMYPNYESKT from the coding sequence GTGATAAAGCCGTTGAAGATTGAAGATGTTCTTCTGGCACCGGAAAACCATAACACATGGCAGCTGGATGCCATAAATAAATGGACGGTGAAAATGACGGACCGCGAATCCAAGTTCCCCTGTATTCCGGCTGTTCAAGGATATGCTTTTAATCATCTGAGGTACGGATTTGTTCAACAAGCTGAAGATTTCGCCGCGGAGGAGCAGCTAGCCGCTCTACTGCAGAATTATGGTGAGCAATCTAGAGTGTTAGGTCACTATACTTCACTGGTCGTATTTATTCACAGTAACGCTGAGCCGTACCGGAAGGACGGTGTAGAGTACTACGAACGATTATTTTGGTCTCTTTTAAGCCGTACTACGGCGATGGATCGTAAACCATGGCCTGCTCATTTACCGGATGATCCGTCGGATCATCTTTGGGAATTTTGCTATGACGGTGAACCTTATTTTGTATACTGCGGAACACCCGCTCACAAGCTTAGACGGAGTCGCAGCTTTCCTTACATGGTCCTTGCCTTTACGCCGCGATGGGTCCTTGAGAAGTTTAATTCGGCACCACTTCAGGCGGAGAAGACAAAACAGATGATCCGAAGAAGGCTTTACGCTTATGACCCTGTACCTCCACATCCAGATCTGAAGATGTATGGGGCAGAAGACAATTATGAGTGGAGACAATATTTTTTACGTGACAGTGGCAATTCGCTATCATCATGTCCATTCATGCGTATGTATCCTAATTATGAGAGCAAGACGTAA
- a CDS encoding sulfite exporter TauE/SafE family protein — translation MVIQHVIMVLIGLVGSFFSGLLGIGGAIINFPLLLYVPDWLGFTSFTPKEVASISMLQVFFASLSGMISNRLSAKGGATLVHKKLVIQMGLSTLIGSLIGSVSSLYLNSETINVVYGFLAVMAVFMMVIPTKASSENTPVSQVTYNTLLAVTSAFLVGIVSGIVGAGGAFILIPIMLTLLKIPTRITIASSLAIVFLSAVGGVIGKIAAGGIPLWPAVFAVIGSLLGAPLGAYLSRRLNVRMLRYALVVLIAVTAVKIWMDILI, via the coding sequence ATGGTTATACAGCATGTCATTATGGTTTTAATCGGCCTGGTAGGGTCGTTTTTCTCCGGGTTGCTCGGAATAGGCGGTGCTATTATTAACTTTCCATTGCTGCTATATGTGCCGGACTGGCTTGGATTTACTAGCTTCACCCCTAAAGAGGTTGCTTCAATCAGCATGCTGCAGGTTTTTTTCGCTTCCCTGTCAGGTATGATTTCTAATCGTTTAAGCGCCAAGGGAGGAGCTACACTTGTCCACAAAAAGCTTGTCATTCAGATGGGCCTAAGCACATTAATCGGTAGTTTGATCGGCAGTGTATCTTCTTTATACCTGAACAGCGAAACGATTAATGTGGTCTACGGATTCCTTGCGGTCATGGCCGTTTTCATGATGGTGATCCCCACAAAAGCTTCATCAGAAAACACACCGGTTTCACAAGTGACCTATAACACGCTGCTCGCTGTGACTTCAGCCTTTCTGGTAGGTATTGTATCCGGTATTGTGGGTGCCGGCGGAGCCTTTATTCTGATTCCGATTATGCTGACCCTGCTCAAGATTCCTACGAGAATTACGATTGCCTCTTCACTCGCCATTGTGTTTCTGTCAGCAGTTGGCGGTGTAATCGGTAAAATAGCGGCAGGTGGCATACCGCTCTGGCCGGCGGTATTTGCGGTAATTGGCAGTCTGCTTGGCGCTCCGCTCGGTGCCTATCTGAGTCGGAGATTGAACGTCAGGATGCTTCGGTACGCACTGGTCGTTCTGATCGCAGTAACGGCCGTGAAAATATGGATGGATATTTTGATATAG
- the rnjA gene encoding ribonuclease J1, with translation MSKPLLTEKIQTVPSKKPKPSSPPVRIFSLGGLGEIGKNMYGVEFKNEIIIIDAGLKFPDAEMSGVDYIIPDIRYLIENKSKIKGLFLTHGHEDHIGAIPYVLRQIQMPIYGGPLTIGLVRAKLEEHRLLDQSDLRIFHESETISFKHLSVHFFRTTHSIPDAFGIVVETPYGPVVHTGDFKFDFTPEDKPADIHKIMSIGQRGVLALLADSTNSEREGFTPSERTVGDSILKQFQECPGRILFATFASNVHRLQQVVDAAIRTNRKIAIVGRSMEKVFVIGQELGYIRVPDGMIIDVKAVNRYRDGQVLIICTGSQGEPNAALTRIASGAHRSIQIHPDDTVIFSSSPIPGNTQNVNRSIDLLMRAGADVRYGSILDIHTSGHGCREDLKLMLSSLRPKYFVPIHGEYRMMLNHRQLAIQVGVPENHVYLLNIGNTLSLYRNGARKGRNIPSGDVYINNGELRTHEKELLEERVQLAHDGVVIVAITINRETRKLLAGPELITRGFVYMQDSKPLLRRAEAMLRKHLNKAGEQREYDRAAWEQITTTTLNRYFKRELGRSPFIMPSIMEV, from the coding sequence ATGTCTAAACCCCTTCTAACAGAAAAGATCCAGACGGTTCCTTCCAAAAAGCCTAAGCCATCGTCGCCTCCTGTACGCATATTTTCGCTCGGAGGTCTTGGTGAAATCGGCAAGAATATGTACGGTGTTGAGTTTAAAAATGAGATTATTATTATTGATGCCGGTCTTAAATTTCCGGACGCTGAAATGAGCGGTGTAGATTATATTATTCCCGATATCCGCTACCTGATTGAGAATAAAAGCAAGATCAAAGGACTGTTTCTCACGCATGGCCATGAAGACCATATCGGGGCAATCCCTTATGTACTACGCCAGATTCAGATGCCGATATACGGCGGCCCGCTAACGATAGGTCTTGTACGTGCCAAGCTGGAAGAGCACCGGTTGCTGGATCAAAGCGACTTGCGTATTTTCCATGAAAGCGAGACCATCTCTTTCAAGCATCTTTCCGTCCATTTCTTCCGGACAACGCACAGTATTCCCGATGCTTTTGGCATCGTGGTCGAGACACCTTATGGGCCGGTCGTACATACCGGAGACTTTAAGTTCGACTTTACACCGGAGGATAAACCCGCCGATATTCACAAAATTATGAGCATCGGTCAGAGAGGTGTACTGGCTCTGCTTGCGGACAGTACAAATAGTGAGCGTGAAGGCTTCACGCCTTCTGAACGAACTGTAGGCGATTCCATACTTAAGCAGTTTCAAGAATGCCCTGGCCGGATATTATTCGCAACCTTTGCCTCCAATGTTCACCGGCTGCAGCAGGTTGTGGATGCTGCGATCCGCACGAACCGTAAAATCGCTATTGTCGGACGCAGTATGGAAAAGGTATTTGTCATCGGACAGGAGCTTGGCTACATTCGTGTTCCCGACGGTATGATAATTGACGTCAAAGCCGTTAATCGGTACCGTGATGGGCAGGTTTTGATCATCTGTACCGGCAGTCAGGGAGAGCCGAATGCTGCGCTTACCCGAATTGCCTCGGGAGCACACCGTTCCATTCAAATTCATCCTGACGATACCGTCATCTTCTCATCTTCACCGATTCCGGGCAACACGCAGAACGTAAACCGCAGCATCGATCTGCTGATGCGTGCTGGTGCAGATGTACGTTATGGCTCCATACTGGACATCCATACGTCGGGGCACGGATGCCGGGAAGATCTGAAGCTGATGCTCAGCAGCTTGCGTCCAAAGTATTTTGTACCTATTCATGGTGAATACCGGATGATGCTGAACCACCGTCAATTGGCCATACAGGTCGGCGTACCGGAGAACCATGTGTATCTTCTTAATATCGGCAACACACTGTCCCTATACCGGAACGGAGCCCGCAAAGGCCGAAATATCCCTTCCGGGGATGTGTATATCAACAATGGCGAACTTCGCACTCATGAAAAAGAACTGCTAGAGGAGCGCGTTCAGCTCGCGCATGACGGTGTTGTCATTGTTGCAATTACGATAAACCGTGAAACACGCAAGCTGCTTGCCGGACCTGAATTGATCACCCGCGGTTTTGTATACATGCAGGATTCCAAGCCGCTGCTGCGCCGTGCCGAGGCTATGCTCCGTAAGCATCTCAATAAGGCAGGTGAGCAGCGGGAATATGACCGCGCAGCCTGGGAACAGATCACCACAACGACACTAAACCGCTATTTCAAAAGAGAATTGGGACGAAGTCCGTTCATTATGCCTTCCATCATGGAGGTATAA
- a CDS encoding ABC transporter ATP-binding protein: MITIEHLSKTYRKGAWALLDVSLTFDKGMTGLLGPNGAGKTTLMRILATLLAPTSGQVTVNGIPLGRPEEIRRMVGYLPQFFHIYPQMTGRDYLDYVGVMKGITDKAVRRKEISKLLEMVNMQEKADKKVRTYSGGMKQRIGIAQALLGSPDVLIVDEPTAGLDPQERVRFRNLLTRFSINRTVLLSTHIVADIESNCRRVAVMNQGCLLMTGDLAELQACGDGYVWEAVLSPAQFARVDPALIVSTRTIPEGTVCRMTGDRPPMNDAIPVEPTLEDGYLALLRRDRNE, encoded by the coding sequence ATGATTACGATTGAGCATTTATCCAAAACCTACCGAAAGGGCGCATGGGCGCTTCTGGACGTTTCACTTACATTTGATAAAGGCATGACGGGTCTGCTCGGGCCGAACGGTGCGGGTAAAACAACGCTGATGCGTATATTGGCCACATTGCTGGCGCCTACTTCAGGACAGGTGACGGTAAATGGGATTCCGCTTGGGAGACCGGAAGAAATCCGCAGAATGGTTGGATACCTTCCACAGTTTTTTCACATTTATCCGCAGATGACTGGGCGCGATTATCTAGACTATGTCGGTGTAATGAAAGGAATCACAGATAAAGCGGTGCGCCGTAAGGAAATTTCAAAGCTTTTGGAAATGGTCAATATGCAAGAAAAAGCGGACAAAAAAGTTCGCACTTACTCGGGAGGCATGAAGCAGCGTATCGGCATTGCTCAGGCTCTGCTCGGTTCCCCAGATGTGCTAATCGTGGATGAGCCTACGGCAGGGCTGGACCCGCAAGAGCGGGTCCGGTTCCGCAATCTGCTAACCCGGTTCAGTATAAACCGGACGGTACTGCTGTCGACACACATAGTGGCCGACATTGAGAGCAACTGCCGCCGAGTTGCCGTGATGAATCAAGGCTGTTTGCTGATGACAGGGGATCTGGCTGAGCTTCAGGCATGCGGAGATGGATACGTATGGGAGGCCGTATTGAGCCCTGCACAATTTGCTAGGGTTGACCCGGCCCTCATCGTATCAACCCGCACCATTCCGGAAGGGACGGTGTGCAGAATGACAGGAGACAGACCACCGATGAATGACGCGATTCCGGTTGAACCTACCCTGGAGGATGGTTATTTGGCGCTGCTGCGGAGGGATCGGAATGAATAA
- a CDS encoding glycosyl hydrolase family 18 protein, protein MTNKQTIKMKALLLGLAVMLLLSMFPASQSAAASACTDPAWSSTGIYTEGNIVSDNEHAWKARWWTQGEAPGSGGSWGAWQDLGACDTGTPPVDPPIDPPIDPPVNPVQGDRMYVVYASSWNTSIYDLSTANIPDYITHLNLSFVRPDTTYAQGSYAFDQEIAGLEFYEGATTPNGQKKFTAQQSQDLRNNIAALKARGMKVFVSVGGWSYSQGTQWSHFNAKNIVDLAQDLGASGVDIDWESSSSNCNKQVDSQFSCSKDGEIAGIITSLDQEINTRNSNLQISIAGWSTGAYYVKGTPFEEGKVQWGSPFGGTMYRVVKDHGSKIDFINLMSYDGGQYFDPREGYESYRAIYNGPINMGMQIAPEGSGGNVLKLNAEPGTVYDAEMLTGQNNIATQYYNVETLVQYIKNKGRANDGFMLWQLWKQRVHQPAPSGAATENSAGQYVCSNLPLNGDCSQSIPVLPKL, encoded by the coding sequence ATGACGAACAAACAAACGATAAAAATGAAAGCGCTTCTTTTAGGATTGGCTGTAATGCTGCTGCTGAGTATGTTCCCTGCATCCCAGTCAGCCGCAGCGTCAGCCTGTACTGATCCAGCCTGGAGCAGCACGGGTATCTATACCGAAGGAAATATAGTCTCCGACAACGAGCATGCATGGAAAGCGAGATGGTGGACACAGGGCGAAGCGCCCGGCTCTGGAGGATCGTGGGGAGCGTGGCAGGACCTAGGAGCTTGTGATACCGGAACACCTCCAGTGGACCCACCGATAGACCCACCGATAGACCCACCGGTAAATCCGGTTCAAGGTGACCGAATGTATGTAGTTTATGCCAGCTCATGGAATACAAGCATTTATGATCTGAGTACAGCGAACATACCAGATTATATAACACATTTAAATCTTTCTTTTGTGAGACCGGATACGACGTATGCCCAAGGCTCTTATGCATTTGACCAGGAGATTGCCGGATTGGAATTTTACGAAGGTGCTACGACGCCTAATGGACAGAAGAAGTTTACAGCACAGCAGTCACAGGATCTCCGCAATAATATTGCTGCTCTGAAAGCTCGCGGAATGAAGGTATTTGTGTCTGTGGGTGGATGGTCATACAGCCAAGGTACACAGTGGTCCCATTTCAACGCCAAAAATATCGTGGATCTGGCACAGGATCTCGGGGCGTCTGGAGTAGATATCGATTGGGAGTCCAGCAGTAGCAACTGCAACAAGCAAGTAGACAGCCAGTTCAGCTGCAGTAAGGACGGAGAAATCGCAGGCATCATTACAAGTCTAGATCAAGAGATTAATACTCGAAATTCCAATTTGCAAATTTCTATCGCGGGTTGGTCAACAGGAGCTTATTATGTGAAAGGAACACCATTTGAAGAAGGAAAAGTACAATGGGGTTCACCATTTGGAGGAACCATGTACAGGGTCGTGAAGGATCATGGTAGCAAGATCGATTTTATCAACCTGATGTCTTACGACGGCGGTCAATATTTTGATCCGCGGGAAGGATATGAATCCTACCGTGCCATTTATAACGGGCCGATCAATATGGGGATGCAGATCGCTCCGGAAGGCTCCGGCGGTAACGTCCTGAAGCTGAATGCAGAACCGGGGACAGTATATGATGCAGAAATGCTGACAGGACAGAACAATATCGCAACCCAGTATTATAATGTAGAAACATTGGTCCAATATATTAAGAACAAGGGAAGAGCTAATGACGGATTCATGCTGTGGCAGCTGTGGAAACAGCGTGTTCATCAACCTGCCCCGTCAGGAGCAGCAACAGAGAACAGTGCCGGCCAATATGTATGCAGCAATCTGCCTCTTAATGGTGACTGCAGCCAAAGCATTCCGGTTTTACCGAAATTATAA
- a CDS encoding MFS transporter, which yields MSHTHLMNDPKRRKLLFSAGLSWMFDAMDVGMISFIVAALATEWSLSSQQIGVLTSTTSIGMVFGAALAGFLADKYGRKNILLWTLLIFSAASGLSALATGFVMLCIFRFIAGFGLGGELPVASTLVSESMPVEDRGRAVVLLESFWAAGWILSALIAYFIIPDYGWKMAFVIGALPAFYALYLRRAIEDPPRYLQQKSARKLTFIQRVQSVWSQEHRKTTIMLWILWFTVVFSYYGMFLWLPTVMLDKGFSLVKSFQYVLIMTLAQLPGYFTAAYFIEKYGRKFVLVTYLIFTALSAIWFGYADSVGTLMAAGICLSFFNLGAWGGLYAYSPELYPTRVRSTGVGLATSFGRIGGVIAPLLVGVLKGRGTSIESIFIMFFIVILIGAFGVMLLGKETKGRELAD from the coding sequence ATGAGTCATACTCACTTGATGAACGATCCCAAACGGCGTAAATTGCTGTTCAGCGCCGGCCTCAGCTGGATGTTTGATGCTATGGACGTCGGCATGATCTCATTTATTGTGGCTGCACTGGCTACAGAATGGTCGCTTAGCTCACAGCAGATTGGTGTGCTTACAAGCACCACTTCCATCGGAATGGTGTTTGGTGCTGCACTTGCGGGCTTTTTGGCGGATAAGTACGGCCGGAAAAATATTTTACTGTGGACACTGCTTATTTTTTCAGCAGCAAGCGGTTTATCCGCACTCGCCACAGGTTTTGTTATGCTCTGTATTTTTCGATTTATTGCAGGTTTCGGGCTGGGAGGCGAACTGCCAGTAGCTTCGACTCTTGTGTCTGAAAGCATGCCGGTGGAAGACCGCGGCAGAGCGGTTGTGCTGCTCGAAAGCTTTTGGGCTGCGGGATGGATTTTGTCAGCGTTGATCGCTTACTTTATCATTCCGGATTATGGGTGGAAAATGGCATTTGTCATTGGAGCGTTACCTGCGTTTTACGCGCTATACTTGCGGAGAGCGATTGAAGATCCTCCAAGGTATCTTCAGCAGAAGAGCGCACGCAAGCTGACATTCATTCAGCGTGTACAATCCGTCTGGTCTCAGGAGCACCGTAAAACGACGATTATGTTATGGATTCTCTGGTTTACGGTTGTGTTCTCTTACTATGGAATGTTTCTATGGCTGCCGACGGTTATGCTAGACAAAGGCTTTAGCCTGGTCAAAAGCTTTCAGTATGTGTTGATTATGACACTCGCACAGTTACCGGGATATTTCACTGCCGCTTACTTCATTGAAAAGTACGGTCGAAAGTTTGTGCTTGTTACTTACTTAATTTTTACGGCTCTTAGTGCTATATGGTTCGGCTATGCTGATTCCGTTGGCACCCTAATGGCTGCTGGCATTTGCCTTTCCTTCTTTAATTTGGGCGCCTGGGGCGGTTTGTACGCCTATAGTCCAGAATTGTATCCGACGCGCGTGCGCTCCACCGGAGTCGGGCTTGCAACGTCCTTTGGACGTATCGGCGGTGTGATCGCGCCACTGTTGGTTGGCGTGCTGAAGGGGAGGGGGACAAGCATCGAATCGATCTTCATTATGTTTTTTATCGTGATTTTGATCGGGGCATTCGGTGTGATGCTGTTAGGCAAGGAAACGAAGGGGCGGGAGTTAGCTGATTAG